One window of the Lytechinus pictus isolate F3 Inbred chromosome 5, Lp3.0, whole genome shotgun sequence genome contains the following:
- the LOC129261682 gene encoding survival motor neuron protein-like: MAERSGDVVFRVDQSDNDSDLWDDSALIKAYDKAISCVKGMTNDGSEKEGKNKPKTRRGGKKNKKKKNFTPAQTRWKVGDRCKSVFTEDDMVYSAMVTSINNKKSSCIVRYAGYGNEEEKRLSDLFTESEAEASVNSKAELENGYDSMEWTDHSQSPMHPSGSGAGPRKRSHHHPYPPHPPHVPPPHPAGMPQPLGYPNPYGGTWYPPHPGPPPPMPPPPPMMSPLPFAPWGSPAATPMMPGWGGTSPHPASQTPPHQQIPSMPPTPPPHPPLPDDVEDMDKEALHSMLMSWYMSGYHTGYYEGLKKSKESSDSTTSKTKDNDTTPRRAGQGRQSRTKDEVKEATPSQPDEKSQDISQES, from the exons AGTGACAATGACTCAGACCTGTGGGATGATTCTGCTCTGATTAAAGCCTATGATAAAGCCATCAGTTGTGTTAAG GGTATGACTAATGATGGAAGTGAGAAGGAGGGAAAAAACAAACCAAAGACAAGGAGAGGagggaagaagaacaagaagaagaagaactttACACCAGCACAAACG AGATGGAAAGTAGGGGATCGCTGTAAATCCGTATTCACAGAGGACGACATGGTGTACAGTGCCATGGTAACGAGCATCAACAATAAGAAATCATCTTGCATCGTTAGATACGCTGGCTATGGGAACGAGGAGGAGAAGAGGCTCTCTGATCTTTTCACGGAATCCGAGGCGGAGGCCTCTGTAAACTCAAAAGCAGAGCTTGAG AATGGGTATGATTCCATGGAGTGGACAGACCACAGTCAGAGCCCCATGCACCCCAGTGGAAGCGGTGCTGGCCCCAGGAAACGCTCCCACCACCACCCTTACCCACCACACCCGCCGCATGTTCCGCCACCACATCCAGCAGGCATGCCTCAACCCCTCGGCTACCCGAATCCCTATGGGGGGACATGGTATCCACCCCATCCAGGACCCCCACCTCCGATGCCACCACCCCCTCCGATGATGTCACCGTTGCCCTTCGCTCCATGGGGATCCCCTGCAGCTACACCG ATGATGCCTGGTTGGGGAGGAACATCACCACATCCTGCTTCTCAAACACCCCCA CACCAGCAGATTCCTTCAATGCCGCCCACACCACCTCCTCATCCCCCACTGCCGGATGATGTTGAAGATATGGACAAGGAGGCTCTGCATTCTATGTTGATGTCTTGGTATATGAGTGGCTACCATACTGGTTATTATGAG GGCCTGAAGAAATCAAAGGAAAGCAGTGACAGTACTACCTCAAAGACAAAGGACAATGATACAACACCAAGAAGAGCGGGGCAAGGAAGACAGTCTAGGACAAAAGATGAGGTCAAGGAAGCAACTCCATCTCAACCTGACGAGAAGTCTCAAGACATCAGCCAGGAATCATGa
- the LOC135154157 gene encoding QRFP-like peptide receptor gives MNSLVLFVMARSPRGRKSSHNVYAASLAFSDLMVVLIECPMIYAQFLLPGDVSKIIFNPKTFWVCIMSFYFNSFFGTASIMTQLALNIDRYCMIIHPLTTRAFATPTNTRAGFILVLVWSISMIPQFGNIFLLKGVASESYEMHGGRSVYQVNFCISRKPSDNPYTPHVYTATVFTIFYLSTLVTTIGLYIKMVFSLRQRKPTSAAADDRIYSIYTRRDSVRVNRQKVHRAASRNILRIMGCSVLSYCFCYSIYFYINLYYIYFGFLKSNGFSLFVIANLMGAFNALVNPTLFACYSDEFKKMVFAKIGCCGPKRGNAQSLRSSYRNSSESVRCASVYQTSSNSSVVSTATSNNGVLPTRSQTSTHSESTTVTETEA, from the coding sequence ATGAATTCGCTGGTGCTCTTTGTCATGGCGAGATCGCCCCGCGGTCGGAAGTCGTCTCACAACGTGTATGCCGCCAGTCTTGCCTTTTCCGATCTCATGGTTGTGCTCATCGAGTGCCCAATGATCTATGCACAGTTCCTGTTGCCTGGCGATGTCTCGAAGATAATCTTCAACCCAAAGACATTCTGGGTTTGCATCATGTCTTTTTACTTCAACTCCTTTTTCGGTACTGCCTCAATCATGACCCAGCTGGCACTCAATATCGACCGTTACTGCATGATCATCCACCCGCTCACGACAAGGGCATTCGCGACGCCCACGAACACTCGAGCTGGGTTTATTCTGGTGCTGGTTTGGTCGATATCGATGATTCCACAATTTGGAAACATCTTCCTCTTAAAAGGGGTAGCCAGTGAATCATACGAAATGCATGGTGGAAGAAGTGTATACCAGGTCAACTTTTGTATAAGCCGCAAACCTAGTGATAATCCTTACACGCCGCACGTTTACACCGCAACTGTCTTTACAATCTTCTATCTATCAACACTGGTCACAACTATTGGTCTCTACATTAAAATGGTGTTCTCTCTGAGACAAAGAAAACCAACTTCAGCAGCCGCAGATGATCGAATATACTCCATATACACGCGGAGAGACTCGGTGCGCGTAAACCGCCAAAAGGTTCACCGTGCAGCTTCGCGAAATATTTTGCGGATAATGGGTTGTTCTGTGCTGTCTTACTGCTTCTGCTACTCTATCTACTTCTACATCAACCTGTACTATATTTATTTTGGATTCTTGAAAAGCAACGGGTTCTCGCTGTTCGTTATCGCGAACCTTATGGGCGCGTTCAACGCGCTTGTGAATCCAACATTGTTTGCTTGTTACAGCGACGAATTTAAGAAAATGGTGTTCGCAAAGATCGGTTGCTGTGGGCCGAAGAGGGGAAACGCGCAATCACTACGATCCAGTTACCGGAACTCGAGTGAGAGTGTTCGATGCGCATCCGTGTATCAAACTTCCTCGAACTCGTCGGTCGTTAGCACTGCGACGTCGAATAATGGTGTTTTGCCGACTCGAAGTCAGACTAGTACACATTCTGAGTCAACAACAGTGACAGAGACAGAGGCCTAG